Proteins encoded in a region of the Apostichopus japonicus isolate 1M-3 chromosome 19, ASM3797524v1, whole genome shotgun sequence genome:
- the LOC139959760 gene encoding beta-1,3-galactosyltransferase 1-like translates to MRVVIRLPLVGLFLFCTVQLLALYVWFIPHTFIKSSIPSRCCTAQNETNLDNLGNLESCIIRLVYFARRRGLSDRDLMVLLLQALGSTSQEDAKPNVREKLPSSIVQVYNISNESRHKDSVAEETFAGKLSIAVEPGQIFQVLTDNDDIQKKNEKVETKQIAHAVKEKQAGQAGLKKEEAKVDDTKLEIHTEPKNVANKSNDINKKDPHRQLSDQQTDSSTKHQWNNVSNPVNPHNYNLVINQPYFCQPSGSQLEVFLLIVMISSPKAFKQRDIQRNSSLSVSQVSGKIIRSIFLLGDSGDQTVTSKVRNEADKYGEILMEDFHDSYRNLTLKTLMGLKWASLYCPKAKYVLKTDDDVFLELTNLIHLLEGAPRQSFMTGFVYKGTKPIRDKRSKWYILEEAYPRDIYPPYCFGIGYVISGDLPGKILEMSFKIPYIFLEDAYVGLCIEKLNVVPTVNPGFFTYREEYSYCKFKGAYVVHLKTPPKIGEYWIKQQTKPANVTC, encoded by the coding sequence ATGAGGGTGGTAATCCGTCTGCCTTTAGTCGGTTTGTTTCTCTTCTGTACGGTTCAGCTGCTTGCTCTTTACGTATGGTTTATACCGCATACTTTCATAAAGAGTTCTATCCCTAGCAGATGTTGTACAGCTCAGAATGAAACGAACTTGGACAACTTAGGTAACCTGGAAAGCTGTATTATCCGGTTAGTGTATTTTGCTAGGAGGAGAGGACTCTCGGACAGGGATCTGATGGTTTTGCTGTTGCAAGCTCTGGGTTCTACGAGTCAAGAAGATGCCAAACCAAATGTCAGAGAGAAGTTACCTTCTTCTATAGTTCAAGTTTACAATATTAGCAATGAAAGTCGTCATAAAGATTCTGTGGCGGAGGAGACCTTTGCTGGGAAGCTCTCGATTGCAGTCGAACCTGGacaaatatttcaagttttgacagATAACGATgatatacaaaagaaaaatgaaaaggtAGAAACAAAACAGATTGCTCATGCCGTTAAAGAAAAACAAGCCGGTCAAGCAggattaaaaaaagaagaagccaAAGTCGATGACACAAAGCTGGAAATTCATACAGAACCCAAGAATGTAGCCAATAAATCCAATGATATTAACAAAAAAGATCCTCACAGACAACTTTCAGATCAACAGACAGATTCTTCCACGAAACACCAGTGGAATAACGTTTCAAATCCAGTGAATCCCCACAACTATAATCTAGTGATCAACCAGCCTTATTTCTGCCAGCCCAGTGGATCTCAACTAGAAGTATTCCTTTTGATTGTGATGATTTCATCTCCTAAAGCGTTCAAACAACGTGACATCCAGAGGAATTCCTCGCTGAGTGTCTCACAGGTGTCTGGCAAAATAATCAGAAGCATATTCCTGCTCGGAGACTCGGGCGACCAAACAGTGACTTCCAAGGTCCGCAACGAAGCTGACAAGTACGGCGAAATTTTGATGGAAGATTTCCACGACTCTTACCGTAATCTGACGTTGAAAACTCTGATGGGGCTGAAGTGGGCCAGTCTCTATTGTCCTAAGGCTAAGTACGTCTTGAAGACAGACGACGATGTCTTTCTTGAATTGACAAATTTGATCCATCTGTTGGAAGGTGCCCCACGCCAGTCCTTCATGACTGGCTTCGTCTACAAGGGGACGAAGCCAATACGTGACAAACGTTCAAAGTGGTACATTTTAGAGGAGGCTTACCCCAGAGACATTTATCCGCCATATTGCTTCGGTATAGGTTATGTCATTTCCGGGGATCTGCCTGGAAAGATCCTAGAGATGTCTTTCAAGATTCCTTACATATTTTTAGAAGATGCCTATGTTGGCCTTTGTATAGAAAAGTTAAATGTCGTCCCAACAGTAAATCCCGGGTTCTTCACGTACAGAGAGGAGTACAGTTACTGTAAATTTAAAGGTGCCTATGTCGTCCATTTGAAGACACCTCCAAAAATCGGTGAGTATTGgataaaacaacaaacaaagccAGCCAATGTAACTTGCTAA
- the LOC139959761 gene encoding sushi domain-containing protein 2-like — protein MEPYFVREVGGEQLALTLPCPEENVAETHSIKYDGRTFLFRGNIHVLPQHVLPPKVVVEQSGQTFGYINFNENGTIFINWISDDFIAVEWVDISVRISFPNFGSPGFGWSLDIDIKQVENTGSFNLMLENFPLNIAPFGTSVAVFIVKPRSESILYHLSSGFLKVLGSTSCNEWSDNRLANFMPDGLSNVPSCPCTDDQAFVDGNFQEDDSSDLNFVHEGAVSCFRSSVTSGSSGQQCCYGSDGNILVGPPAGGTADAYALHIGTIWHFWYDILPWLSCCKQESHLCSFYYEFRPSDDCSQYQPPRPTRSTGDPHFLSLDGKEFTFNGAGEFFF, from the exons ATGGAACCTTATTTTGTGAGAGAGGTTGGAGGAGAACAACTGGCTCTGACGTTACCTTGTCCTGAAGAAAATGTTGCTGAAACTCACAGCATAAAAT ATGATGGAAGGACATTCCTGTTCAGAGGAAATATCCATGTTCTCCCTCAGCACGTTCTCCCTCCAAAAGTTGTTGTAGAACAGTCAGGGCAAACATTTGGCTACATCAATTTCAACGAAAATGGAACAATTTTTATTAATTGGATATCCGATGACTTCATCGCTGTAGAATGGGTAGATATTTCTGTTAGGATAAGTTTTCCGAACTTTGGGAGTCCAGGATTTGGCTGGTCATTGGACATCGACATCAAACAGGTTGAAAATACTGGCAGTTTCAATTTAATGCTTGAAAATTTCCCTTTAAACATAGCCCCGTTTGGTACGTCTGTAGCGGTATTTATTGTTAAACCACGATCAGAGTCAATATTGTATCATCTCTCTAGtggatttttgaaggtgcttgGTTCGACATCTTGTAACGAATGGTCTGACAATCGGCTAGCTAACTTTATGCCTGATGGTCTTAGCAACGTTCCATCTTGTCCCTGTACCGATGATCAAGCTTTCGTTGACGGTAATTTCCAGGAAGATGACTCGTCGGATCTTAATTTCGTCCACGAGGGTGCCGTTTCCTGCTTTCGCTCTAGTGTTACATCAGGTAGCTCTGGACAGCAGTGTTGTTACGGGAGTGACGGAAATATCCTAGTTGGACCTCCGGCGGGCGGAACTGCTGATGCTTATGCTTTACACATTGGTACCATCTGGCATTTTTGGTATGACATCTTACCTTGGTTGTCTTGCTGTAAGCAAGAAAgtcacttgtgtagcttttacTACGAATTTCGCCCCTCAGATGATTGTTCACAGTATCAACCACCACGCCCAACTCGCAGCACTGGAGATCCTCACTTTTTGAGTCTCGACGGAAAAGAATTTACATTTAACGGTGCAGGAGAATTCTTCTTCTAA
- the LOC139959698 gene encoding sushi domain-containing protein 2-like, translating to MANRLAIIIFLLVNLVFQVDGNADICAGITRGRHFVIAFTGNHDSDPTTAELSLIVVAFSDQSTTVRISSKSSSNDGPYVITFDLDARNSKRIKIPTNLLLGTTSEHSDKVIQVTATSDVSVYGLNYAPFTTDAFLAIPVNNLGLSYVAMSYESSDGRPSLFAIVGVEDETDIRIVLTAGVTIGDTSYSSGDTMQLTIHENEVIQLVSDSEYIGGSVIETDKPVALFTGHVCASTPSSFCDTLSEQLVPVESWSSTYIYTATGSVLDRSVYVIHTYYENSEVTIPGIEPVTLQVGEFWQGELQGSGVITSNQPISVLQLLRTINQNIVDPSIIQVPSEEQFSFIFGFSTPPKSGGDSEGFFNFLNIIVKSNESETILVNGEPILQNSSHSHHSIAGTPYDVYTVEVPKGEGVFFVEQSSYVDASPFSVIVYGYERDETYGYSAGLFLPNDERLLNIEPFFLREVGGEQLTITLPCLESNEVHTKNVFCRFNEDNREVEVRGYVFDVYTIICTTPRFQQLSYVTVDVTVDGKETFPFRGNVYILPQDVLPATLNVMQSDEIEGNIDFTKEKEIILEWDPAKLFAVEYIDISIQVASRELDQDEGFVWSNDIIIASSVENVGTFRFMPSEIPTESLIGLSSFGLSLSVITLKANGKSLFQVLSSGILKMTDQSGRSICSSWLQSTSVGDLPPCPCTDQQAAADESFESDKNPSLEYYHPGASSCYRSGSGGSGQQCCYGSDGNILVGPPGGGTVDAYAPGGFGGTLKHFWIDVLPFIACCKLTSQCETYYKFRPSDDCSDYQPPRPTIGTGDPHFISLDGKEFTFNGAGEFVLVKSSLHNFTFQTRMEVLADTDASVYTAFVLSSDMSDTIQVQRSSLNGTLILLNGEPIDIYFDGYLIRKQDFRGLRLTVNPDVSEITLRLHIGATALIRITSEMMSFVLQLPDGFKGQTEGLLGNFNDIADDDFILPNGSSLLPNSSLKAIHFDFGLEWILDTNTSKFTYLPPSGFSTFFNPEFLPSLVFPDVDSVSEEVRLICGDSVTCLYDAVTTNSIAFANASLRDIKTFKEAKEKLVKIVSCGHPGKIENGGINGSVFLVGYTLVASCSGGFYIEGNSEVTCHSNGSWSQQLPECVAIGCGSPGSVENGVIEGNVYDVGFSISITCNKGFTLMGQASLTCLASTSWSETLPTCVENSGSGMIVALIATVLVICGLVVIAVVGFFKKKQQVV from the coding sequence ATGGCGAACAGACTTGCTATTATCATCTTCCTTCTTGTTAATCTAGTCTTCCAAGTTGATGGGAATGCAGACATTTGTGCTGGTATTACCCGAGGACGCCATTTTGTGATAGCATTTACAGGCAACCACGATAGTGACCCCACCACGGCTGAACTCTCTCTGATCGTTGTTGCATTCAGCGATCAATCAACAACAGTCAGGATAAGCAGCAAGAGTTCTAGTAATGATGGGCCGTATGTAATAACATTTGATCTGGATGCGAGAAACTCGAAGCGAATTAAAATTCCAACCAACTTATTACTTGGTACTACCTCAGAACATAGTGACAAAGTCATTCAAGTGACCGCAACCAGTGATGTATCTGTTTACGGCCTTAATTACGCACCTTTTACAACTGATGCTTTCTTGGCTATTCCTGTGAATAATCTTGGACTATCTTACGTAGCAATGAGCTATGAAAGTAGCGATGGCCGGCCGAGTCTCTTTGCTATTGTAGGCGTGGAGGATGAAACTGACATAAGGATCGTCCTAACCGCAGGAGTCACTATCGGTGACACCTCTTACTCGAGTGGCGATACGATGCAACTGACGATCCACGAAAATGAAGTAATACAACTAGTAAGCGATTCAGAATACATTGGAGGCAGTGTAATTGAAACCGATAAGCCAGTTGCCCTCTTTACGGGTCACGTATGTGCATCTACGCCGAGTTCTTTTTGCGATACGCTTTCGGAGCAGTTGGTACCTGTAGAAAGCTGGAGTAGCACCTATATTTATACGGCCACAGGATCCGTTTTGGACCGATCAGTGTATGTAATTCACACCTATTACGAGAATTCAGAGGTAACCATTCCAGGTATCGAACCGGTGACATTGCAAGTCGGAGAATTTTGGCAAGGCGAGCTTCAAGGAAGTGGGGTCATAACCTCAAATCAACCAATTTCTGTCCTGCAGCTTTTAAGAACAATAAATCAAAATATCGTTGACCCATCTATAATTCAGGTTCCCTCTGAAGAACAATTCAGCTTCATTTTTGGATTTTCTACTCCTCCAAAATCTGGCGGAGACAGTGAAGGATTCTTTAATTTTCTCAACATTATAGTCAAATCAAATGAGTCGGAGACCATTCTAGTGAACGGTGAACCTATTTTACAAAATAGCAGTCACAGCCATCATAGCATAGCCGGTACACCATATGATGTATATACGGTAGAGGTTCCAAAGGGAGAAGGGGTCTTCTTCGTAGAACAAAGTTCGTACGTCGATGCGTCCCCGTTTTCTGTAATTGTTTATGGATATGAACGCGACGAGACGTATGGCTATTCAGCTGGACTCTTCCTTCCAAATGACGAACGCCTCCTAAACATTGAACCCTTCTTTTTGCGAGAGGTTGGCGGAGAACAACTCACTATCACACTTCCATGTCTTGAAAGTAATGAAGTACATactaaaaatgtattttgtcgATTCAATGAAGATAACAGAGAGGTTGAAGTACGTggttatgtttttgatgttTACACTATTATTTGCACTACTCCGAGGTTTCAACAGCTATCATACGTTACCGTGGACGTAACCGTTGACGGCAAAGAAACTTTTCCTTTCAGGggaaatgtttacattcttcCCCAAGATGTCCTTCCTGCTACACTCAATGTGATGCAATCAGATGAAATTGAAGGTAACATTgattttacaaaagaaaaagaaattatccTTGAGTGGGACCCAGCCAAACTGTTTGCAGTGGAATACATCGATATTTCAATTCAAGTCGCCAGTAGAGAACTTGATCAAGATGAGGGATTTGTTTGGTCAAATGATATTATAATTGCAAGCAGTGTTGAAAACGTAGGTACATTTCGTTTCATGCCATCGGAAATACCAACGGAAAGTTTGATTGGACTAAGTTCGTTTGGTTTATCGTTGTCAGTGATCACCTTGAAAGCAAATGGAAAGTCTTTGTTTCAAGTGCTATCCAGCGGCATTTTGAAAATGACAGATCAATCTGGTAGATCAATCTGCTCGTCCTGGTTGCAATCTACTAGCGTTGGCGATCTACCGCCATGTCCGTGCACCGATCAGCAGGCAGCAGCTGATGAAAGCTTTGAAAGTGACAAAAACCCATCTCTTGAATATTATCACCCGGGAGCTTCGTCGTGTTATCGATCAGGATCAGGAGGTAGTGGACAACAGTGTTGTTATGGATCCGATGGTAATATACTCGTTGGACCTCCCGGAGGCGGGACGGTTGATGCCTATGCTCCTGGGGGCTTTGGTGGCACCTTAAAACATTTTTGGATCGATGTCCTTCCATTTATAGCCTGCTGCAAGTTGACAAGTCAATGTGAAACTTACTATAAATTCCGTCCATCGGATGATTGTTCGGATTATCAGCCACCACGACCAACTATTGGCACAGGAGATCCTCATTTCATCAGTCTGGACGGGAAAGAGTTCACTTTTAACGGTGCCGGTGAATTTGTTTTGGTCAAATCTTCTCTGCATAACTTCACATTCCAAACCAGAATGGAGGTTTTAGCTGATACTGATGCAAGCGTCTACACAGCCTTTGTACTTTCTTCCGACATGTCTGATACAATtcaagttcaaaggtcatcttTAAATGGAACGCTCATTCTCTTGAACGGTGAACCAATTGATATATACTTCGATGGATATCTGATCCGAAAGCAAGACTTCCGTGGACTGAGGTTAACCGTTAACCCTGACGTGTCTGAAATCACGCTACGCCTACATATTGGAGCAACAGCATTAATTAGGATCACATCAGAAATGATgtcttttgttttacaattacCGGATGGTTTTAAGGGACAGACAGAGGGACTACTGGGAAACTTTAATGATATCGCCGATGATGACTTTATTTTACCAAACGGGTCTTCACTGTTACCTAACTCATCATTGAAAGCaattcattttgattttggaCTTGAATGGATCCTTGACACAAACACTTCTAAATTCACTTATTTACCTCCATCTGGCTTCTCGACCTTCTTTAATCCAGAATTTCTTCCTAGTCTGGTATTTCCGGATGTAGACTCCGTCAGCGAGGAGGTCAGACTCATTTGTGGTGACTCGGTAACGTGTTTATATGATGCAGTCACAACAAACAGCATCGCGTTTGCGAATGCATCGCTTCGAGATATCAAAACATTCAAAGAAGCTAAAGAGAAGTTGGTCAAAATTGTCAGTTGTGGTCATCCAGGGAAGATTGAGAATGGGGGAATTAATGGTAGTGTTTTTCTTGTGGGCTACACTTTAGTTGCCTCTTGCAGTGGGGGCTTCTATATAGAGGGAAAtagtgaggtaacttgtcactCTAATGGCTCTTGGTCTCAACAACTACCAGAGTGTGTAGCCATAGGTTGTGGTTCCCCTGGTTCAGTTGAGAACGGTGTTATCGAAGGAAATGTGTATGACGTTGGTTTTAGTATCAGCATAACTTGTAATAAGGGGTTTACTCTGATGGGGCAAGCTAGTCTTACATGCCTTGCTAGTACATCTTGGTCGGAAACCCTACCAACATGTGTCGAAAACTCTGGCAGTGGTATGATTGTTGCATTAATAGCCACGGTCTTAGTTATCTGTGGCTTAGTTGTCATTGCCGTTGTTGGTTTTTTCAAGAAGAAACAACAAGTTGTTTAA